One Oenanthe melanoleuca isolate GR-GAL-2019-014 chromosome 3, OMel1.0, whole genome shotgun sequence DNA segment encodes these proteins:
- the RDH14 gene encoding retinol dehydrogenase 14 — MAAALPALALGAGLLVAAWRWLRGAARPGRGGSMRGKTVIITGANSGLGRAAAAELLRMRARVIMGCRDRARAERAAREIRAEVGERPDGAGELVVRELDLASLRSVRAFCHRVLQEESRLDVLINNAGIFQCPYMKTEDGFEMQFGVNHLGHFLLTNLLLGLLKNSAPSRIVVVSSKLYKYGEINFDDLNSEISYNKSFCYSRSKLANILFARELARRLEGTGVTVNSLHPGIVRTNLGRHVNIPLLAKPLFNLVSWAFFKTPLEGAQTSIYLASSPDVEGVSGKYFGDCKEEELLPKAMDDLVARKLWDISEVMVGLLK, encoded by the exons ATGGCCGCGGCGCTGCCGGCGCTGGCGCTGGGCGCGGGGCTGCTGGTGGCCGCCTGGCGCTGGCTgcggggcgcggcgcggcccggGCGCGGGGGCTCCATGCGGGGCAAGACCGTCATCATCACCGGCGCCAACAGCGGGCtgggccgggcggcggcggccgagcTGCTGCGGATGCGGGCCCGCGTCATCATGGGCTGCCGCGACCGGGCGCGGGCCGAGCGGGCGGCCCGCGAGATCCGGGCCGAGGTGGGCGAGCGGCCGGACGGCGCGGGCGAGCTGGTGGTGCGGGAGCTGGACCTGGCCTCGCTCCGCTCCGTGCGCGCCTTCTGCCACCGCGTCCTGCAG gaAGAGTCAAGGCTGGATGTTCTGATAAATAATGCAGGGATATTCCAGTGTCCATATATGAAGACAGAGGACGGTTTTGAGATGCAATTTGGTGTAAACCACTTGGGCCACTTCTTGCTCACCAACCTTCTTCTGGGCCTTCTCAAAAATTCTGCCCCAAGCAGGATTGTTGTAGTGTCATCAAAGCTTTACAAATATGGAGAGATCAACTTTGACGACTTGAACAGTGAAATAAGCTACAATAAAAGCTTCTGTTACAGCCGAAGTAAACTGGCTAACATATTATTTGCCAGGGAGCTGGCCCGTCGGTTGGAGGGGACAGGAGTCACCGTCAACTCACTTCATCCTGGGATTGTCAGAACAAATCTAGGCAGACATGTGAATATTCCTTTGCTGGCCAAGCCTCTATTCAACTTGGTGTCATGGGCTTTCTTCAAAACGCCTCTGGAAGGAGCCCAGACATCTATTTACTTGGCCTCTTCTCCTGATGTCGAAGGCGTGTCAGGAAAGTATTTTGGAGACTGCAAAGAGGAAGAACTTCTGCCCAAAGCCATGGATGACTTGGTTGCAAGAAAATTGTGGGATATCAGTGAAGTGATGGTTGGCTTACTGAAGTAA